The Cryptomeria japonica chromosome 2, Sugi_1.0, whole genome shotgun sequence region ATGATAACAACATTAGGTAAACTTGACAAATGACCCTTTGAAAGACATCCAATAGCCTGAATGAAAGCTATAAATAAtttctttgatgatttcttgtTATTCTTTACCAAGATCAACCCCTTGCTAAGACTTATTAGGCTCATGGTTAGACATTTTTTAATAAAGATAAACACATACTTTTTAATCAAGATTTAAGTCATTTCAATCTATTATATGTGTGGGATGATTGTAAATGATATCCAAATAGAGCATTTCACAATTTTCGATAACAAAATGGAGACTCTCATGTCATATAATTCTTTTAAAAAGATGGGGCTCACAATTGTGCTTTAAGATAATTAGGATGATGCGTTGTGTATTTTAACTCTTATGACTAAATGATCTTTAAATTTGTCATTTACAACTGTAACTCTATATCAAAGAATATAAAACATTTATTCATCCAGCATTCGAGAAAGGATCACATACAAATACTAATCGGAAGTTTATATACAATTTGAAAGAATTCTTCCACGTTCTATGGGGCATAAATTCGAACAAACCCcagaaaacaaaaaaatcaacatTGAACAAGCATCTTGTTCTTCAATTCATCCTTCTCTGGTTTCAATCCAAACTGATGATCCAAAACCAAATCAACATCTCCTATCCCAACACCCACATGCAATTCTTTGGAAAATTCATTCTGCGTCTTCACATTAGGTGCAGTTTTGCACTTACCCATGCATTTGCAGCCCACAGCCTGTATGCTACATCCCATTCCAGATTTCTGTATGCTCTCCTCAAACGCAGCCAGCAATTGCTCAGACCCCAATTTCTTGCACTTtccccccatgcaaacctgcaccTGCCGCTGCCCCTCAGTCTCCACTCCGCTCAACCCTAATTTTTCCTTAGTCTCTGCAAATTCCCGATCCAATCCTCCTATATTTAGAGGGTTTTCCAGCAATTTAACAGGCATGACATCAGGGCAAACCACCTGCTCAGGAATCCGATTCATACGCAGATTTGCCATATTAATCTCCTCACATTCACTGCCACTCGATTCAGAGGACGATGAAGAACTATCTTCACACTTTCTCTGCTGCATCTTTAGAGCCTTCGCCGCCGCTTTCTGCAATTTCTTTTCATTCTTCCTCTGCTTTCGCTCTGCCTTTTCTTGTTCCAATTGAGTCATCAAAACCTCCAAAGCTTCCTGCAAATCAGTAAAGTAATCAATTAATATCATGGCATCCTTGAATTCATTAAAA contains the following coding sequences:
- the LOC131065941 gene encoding diacylglycerol O-acyltransferase 3, which encodes MECSAMATNRGAIAGSSNPSTNLGSFSSSSLRRLAMNSVYHDRGHLQYYAGALKVYCGKKAKLEKQKLKGLAALHDGSLSEKRTTKLLELVSMDLAALSNKLSESGDAEKPLVEQVRQQIFSEALEVLMTQLEQEKAERKQRKNEKKLQKAAAKALKMQQRKCEDSSSSSSESSGSECEEINMANLRMNRIPEQVVCPDVMPVKLLENPLNIGGLDREFAETKEKLGLSGVETEGQRQVQVCMGGKCKKLGSEQLLAAFEESIQKSGMGCSIQAVGCKCMGKCKTAPNVKTQNEFSKELHVGVGIGDVDLVLDHQFGLKPEKDELKNKMLVQC